A part of Cannabis sativa cultivar Pink pepper isolate KNU-18-1 chromosome 6, ASM2916894v1, whole genome shotgun sequence genomic DNA contains:
- the LOC115725527 gene encoding UDP-glycosyltransferase 90A1-like, giving the protein MRMESDSHNTKISSSNLDHHNHVILFPFMSKGHTIPLLHLARVLLNRHVTVTIFTTPANRSFITKFLPATSAAIVELPFPKNIPGVPNGVENTEDFPTMSMSMFYSLVLGTQNMKPDLDRALENIQTPVSFMVSDGFLWWTLDSASKLGFPRLVFYGMSHYAMAVYHSLFNSKKPKQTETETVVSDFPWIKLTRSEYDPSAQNGEDQSLAHEFMSKATEATNNSFGMIYNSFYELEPMFTDYWNQKVGPKSWPLGPLCLHDMKIESRGLVVHPWLDEKESSSVLYVAFGSQATVSSEQVREIAKGLEYSNVNFFWVLRKLEPEENKFLEEFEKRVKNRGIVVRDWVNQMEILKHKSVKGFFSHCGWNSVMESLSAGLPILGFPMMAEQHINAKMVVEEIKIGLRVKSYDGSLNGIVKSEEVSKMVKELMEGEVGKEMRKKVEEFAVMAHKAVQKGGSSWETLDLLLSSTKQRIHHY; this is encoded by the coding sequence ATGAGAATGGAGTCAGATTCTCATAACACCAAAATTTCATCATCAAATCTTGATCATCACAATCACGTAATTTTGTTTCCTTTCATGTCAAAAGGCCACACTATTCCACTCCTTCACCTAGCTCGAGTCCTCCTCAACCGCCATGTAACCGTTACCATCTTCACCACTCCCGCCAACAGATCCTTCATCACCAAATTTCTCCCGGCCACCTCAGCTGCCATCGTCGAGCTTCCCTTCCCGAAAAACATACCGGGAGTCCCTAACGGGGTAGAGAATACCGAGGATTTCCCAACCATGTCCATGTCCATGTTCTACTCCTTGGTCTTGGGCACCCAAAACATGAAACCCGACTTAGATCGAGCTCTGGAGAATATTCAAACTCCAGTGAGCTTCATGGTCTCTGACGGGTTTCTCTGGTGGACCCTTGATTCGGCCTCCAAGTTGGGATTCCCACGGCTTGTTTTCTACGGTATGTCACATTATGCAATGGCTGTATACCATTCTCTTTTTAATAGTAAAAAGCCTAAGCAGACAGAGACAGAGACCGTCGTCTCTGATTTTCCTTGGATCAAACTCACCCGAAGCGAATATGATCCAAGTGCTCAAAACGGTGAAGATCAGTCTCTTGCTCATGAATTTATGTCAAAAGCTACTGAGGCCACAAACAATAGTTTTGGTATGATTTACAACAGCTTCTACGAGCTCGAGCCGATGTTCACTGACTACTGGAACCAAAAGGTTGGACCCAAATCATGGCCTCTTGGGCCTCTTTGCTTACATGACATGAAAATAGAGAGCAGAGGCCTTGTTGTTCATCCATGGCTCGATGAAAAGGAATCGAGTTCGGTTCTTTATGTGGCCTTTGGGTCTCAAGCAACTGTGTCATCGGAACAAGTTAGAGAAATCGCGAAAGGGTTAGAATATTCAAACGTAAATTTCTTCTGGGTGCTAAGAAAATTAGAGCCAGAAGAGAACAAGTTCTTAGAAGAGTTTGAAAAGAGAGTGAAAAATAGAGGAATAGTGGTTAGAGATTGGGTTAACCAAATGGAGATATTGAAGCACAAAAGCGTTAAAGGGTTTTTCAGTCACTGTGGTTGGAACTCAGTGATGGAGAGTTTAAGTGCTGGATTGCCAATTCTAGGTTTTCCGATGATGGCGGAGCAACATATAAACGCGAAAATGGTGGTGGAAGAGATTAAGATTGGTTTGAGAGTTAAGAGCTACGATGGATCATTGAATGGGATTGTGAAGAGTGAAGAAGTGAGTAAAATGGTGAAGGAGTTAATGGAGGGAGAGGTGGGAAAAGAGATGAGGAAGAAGGTAGAAGAATTTGCAGTTATGGCTCATAAGGCGGTGCAAAAAGGAGGGTCATCGTGGGAAACGTTAGATTTGCTCCTCTCATCAACCAAACAAAGAATACATCATTATTAA